The following are encoded together in the Salinibacterium sp. UTAS2018 genome:
- a CDS encoding APC family permease yields MTTTAPLARRLSVFDATVIGIGSMVGAGVFAAFAPAALAAGSGLLIGLAIAALVAWLNASASAQLAAVYPFAGGTYVYGRERLGPWWGFFAGWSFVVGKTASCAAMALICAAYIAPAGFEKLVAVLAVVVVTVVNLSGISRTAAATKVIVMIVVAVLIGVMVLALVAANSSTTWLAVQTEPAAPNAYGILQSAGILFFAFAGYARIATLGEEVRDPQRSIPRAIMGALAIAVVLYAAIGATLLTVLGPHELGMSRAPISDLLSAAGWGDASPLVAGTAALASLGALLALMAGIGRTTLAMARTRDLPRWLDAVHPRFSVPHRAELVVAALVIVIVLIADVRGAIAFSSFGVLLYYFVANVAAFTQPAAQRRVPRAVNIVGATACLLLVATVPPVGIIVGVIVVATGIPVRLLSHRQSRPVFTRGT; encoded by the coding sequence GTGACGACCACCGCCCCGCTGGCACGACGGCTCAGCGTCTTCGACGCGACCGTGATCGGAATAGGGTCGATGGTCGGCGCCGGCGTGTTCGCAGCCTTTGCTCCGGCCGCTCTCGCTGCAGGCTCGGGATTACTCATCGGGCTCGCGATCGCGGCGCTAGTGGCGTGGCTCAACGCCTCAGCGAGTGCGCAACTCGCGGCGGTGTATCCGTTCGCCGGTGGCACGTATGTTTACGGGCGCGAACGTCTAGGGCCCTGGTGGGGTTTCTTCGCAGGCTGGTCGTTCGTCGTTGGTAAAACGGCGAGCTGTGCGGCCATGGCGTTGATCTGTGCCGCGTACATCGCGCCCGCGGGCTTCGAGAAGCTCGTCGCAGTTCTAGCGGTCGTTGTCGTGACCGTCGTCAACCTGAGCGGGATAAGCCGCACCGCGGCAGCGACCAAGGTGATCGTCATGATCGTCGTCGCCGTTCTGATCGGCGTCATGGTGCTGGCCCTGGTAGCCGCCAATTCCTCGACGACCTGGTTAGCCGTGCAGACGGAACCCGCGGCGCCGAACGCCTATGGGATCCTGCAATCGGCAGGCATCCTCTTTTTCGCATTCGCGGGCTATGCGCGCATCGCCACTCTGGGGGAGGAAGTGCGCGATCCCCAGCGTTCCATCCCGCGCGCCATTATGGGGGCCCTCGCTATTGCAGTGGTTCTCTATGCGGCGATCGGAGCAACCCTTCTGACAGTTCTCGGTCCTCACGAGCTCGGAATGTCTCGGGCCCCTATAAGCGATCTACTTTCTGCGGCAGGTTGGGGCGACGCATCGCCGCTCGTAGCGGGCACGGCCGCCCTCGCCTCGCTGGGAGCGCTACTCGCGCTGATGGCCGGGATCGGACGCACCACGCTTGCCATGGCGCGCACACGAGACTTGCCGCGGTGGCTGGATGCCGTGCATCCGAGATTCTCGGTGCCTCATCGTGCAGAACTCGTCGTTGCAGCGCTGGTTATCGTCATCGTTCTGATCGCCGACGTGCGTGGGGCAATCGCTTTCTCATCATTCGGAGTGTTGCTGTATTACTTCGTGGCAAATGTCGCTGCATTTACCCAACCGGCGGCGCAGCGACGGGTACCACGCGCCGTGAACATCGTGGGCGCGACAGCATGTTTATTGCTGGTTGCCACCGTTCCGCCCGTCGGAATCATCGTCGGAGTCATTGTTGTGGCGACGGGGATTCCTGTACGTTTGCTTTCTCATCGCCAGTCTCGGCCAGTTTTCACCCGTGGAACATAG
- a CDS encoding DnaJ domain-containing protein → MPDSPMSASAYDVLGVQASATEAELKKAFRRALRETHPDTGGDPTRFAAVQDAWDRVGTPEKRRHYDAGARSRTHSSTAASSPFSARPSTAGREDSRPRARTHGHPGGWRRERFLDSMREWVGRGVALDDPYDPALVRSAPREIRRTLADALAEEATARTVSDLGIGYTIWHDVSTGPPERKLDHIVLGPTGLFAMLSEDFGGDVKVRRGELIGPAVAPEKPMHELAARAKSISRQLKVNFTCYVIVVPDDALAQPQISLGTVKGQPAVVVRQSVLAHLLRTGPELGRGRDIGGNELFDVRTRLTSGIRFVE, encoded by the coding sequence ATGCCTGATAGCCCCATGTCAGCGAGTGCGTATGACGTACTTGGTGTTCAGGCATCGGCGACCGAAGCCGAGCTCAAGAAGGCCTTCCGTCGCGCGCTTCGTGAAACGCATCCCGACACTGGGGGAGACCCGACGCGGTTTGCTGCAGTTCAGGACGCTTGGGATCGCGTCGGAACCCCCGAGAAGCGACGCCACTACGATGCTGGGGCACGCTCACGCACGCATAGCTCCACGGCCGCGTCCTCACCTTTTTCGGCGCGACCGTCTACCGCAGGGCGCGAAGATTCCCGTCCGCGCGCACGTACGCACGGTCATCCCGGTGGATGGCGTCGCGAACGTTTTCTCGACAGTATGCGTGAGTGGGTAGGCCGTGGCGTTGCTCTCGATGACCCCTACGACCCCGCCCTTGTTCGCAGCGCTCCTCGTGAAATTCGCCGCACCCTCGCGGACGCGCTGGCGGAGGAAGCCACTGCTCGCACGGTGAGCGATCTCGGCATTGGCTACACGATTTGGCACGATGTTTCGACTGGACCGCCCGAGCGCAAGCTCGATCACATTGTGCTGGGCCCTACCGGCCTGTTCGCGATGCTCTCGGAAGATTTCGGCGGCGACGTAAAGGTGCGCCGCGGCGAACTCATCGGACCCGCCGTGGCGCCAGAAAAACCTATGCACGAGCTTGCCGCACGCGCGAAGTCAATTAGCCGACAATTGAAAGTCAATTTCACCTGCTACGTCATTGTCGTGCCCGATGATGCGCTCGCTCAGCCTCAGATTTCACTAGGAACAGTGAAGGGGCAACCCGCCGTTGTCGTGCGTCAGAGTGTGCTGGCGCACCTGCTCCGCACCGGCCCCGAGCTGGGCCGCGGGCGCGACATCGGTGGTAACGAACTCTTTGATGTGCGCACGAGACTCACCAGCGGCATCCGCTTCGTCGAGTAG
- a CDS encoding glutathione peroxidase gives MTDLRNIPLTTIDGSETTLAEYQDKVVLIVNVASRCGLSPQYEQLEQLQKTYGDRGFTVLGFPSNQFLQELGSEDAIKEYCTMTWGVTFPMFEKVKLNGKSAHPLYAELKKTADGGGKAGRVSWNFEKFLVTPGDEVKRFRPTVVPDDPAIVGAIEAALPA, from the coding sequence GTGACCGACCTCCGAAATATTCCCCTCACCACTATCGACGGCAGTGAAACGACGCTGGCCGAGTATCAAGACAAAGTGGTGCTCATCGTCAACGTGGCATCACGCTGCGGCCTCTCGCCGCAGTATGAGCAACTCGAACAGCTCCAGAAGACTTATGGTGACCGCGGCTTCACCGTTCTGGGATTTCCCAGTAACCAGTTCTTGCAAGAGCTCGGCTCTGAAGATGCCATCAAGGAATACTGCACAATGACGTGGGGTGTGACGTTCCCGATGTTCGAGAAGGTCAAGCTCAATGGCAAGTCCGCTCACCCCCTGTACGCCGAGCTGAAGAAAACTGCTGACGGCGGCGGTAAAGCGGGTCGCGTGTCCTGGAACTTCGAGAAATTCTTGGTCACGCCCGGCGACGAGGTAAAGCGTTTTCGCCCGACGGTCGTTCCGGATGATCCAGCTATTGTCGGTGCAATCGAAGCTGCTCTTCCCGCCTAG
- a CDS encoding GNAT family N-acetyltransferase, whose product MATDFIHEKDADRYVMNVDGLLVAVADYRTSDTAISFNHTYTQPAHRGKGYAAQLMKFAVDDVESTTSLKIVPMCWYVAEWFDRNPERAELLTR is encoded by the coding sequence ATGGCTACAGACTTTATTCACGAGAAGGATGCCGACCGTTACGTCATGAACGTCGACGGGTTGCTTGTCGCAGTCGCGGACTACCGCACGAGCGACACCGCCATTTCGTTCAACCACACGTACACTCAGCCCGCACATCGCGGGAAAGGGTATGCCGCCCAGCTCATGAAGTTTGCCGTCGACGACGTCGAGTCCACGACGTCGCTGAAGATCGTGCCGATGTGCTGGTACGTTGCCGAGTGGTTCGATCGCAACCCGGAGCGCGCTGAGCTTCTGACCCGCTAG
- a CDS encoding transporter, which translates to MVAHLVRLRFRLLANALTRSPWQAVAVILGTFYGLFTLLLAVVGLVFLSSAPADLGRTVTVIGGAILILGWTFLPLLSSGIDETVEPAKLATFPIPVTTLLIALAASGVLGVPGIITTLAAFATSLVWWQTPMIALVAVFCGAIGALTCVVGSRMLAALTVRISSGRRAREAKTVLVLIPLLLLGPAVFALSRLFRDLREILPVISDVIAWTPFGAIWAVPGDLATGHPGAAALHALIGLATLVAATGVWRWALDRSLERPAGATTTAPSSRGLGLFAVFSGTPTGAVAARSLTYWLRDPRYAQSLISIPLVPAIVFFYSGTSGDLTGLLFVGPIVAVLLGMSIYTDVSYDNTAFSLHLQTAVSGRADRWGRVIAVSVFAVPTTIILTVASVWISDSGDRLVGMLGISLGLLITGLALSSLVSGRFAFSVPAPGDNPFKSRPGGGFTLMLSMFASWTALAVLALPEMVIAIIGFATFNETLGWVALAVGLALSTALLVVGVRVGGRILDERGPELLVQLQRQK; encoded by the coding sequence ATGGTTGCGCATCTCGTAAGGCTGCGCTTTCGCCTTCTCGCCAATGCGCTGACTCGCAGCCCGTGGCAAGCAGTAGCCGTCATTCTCGGTACCTTCTATGGCTTGTTCACACTGCTGCTGGCTGTGGTCGGCCTTGTGTTTCTCAGCTCGGCTCCCGCAGACCTTGGCAGAACTGTCACGGTAATCGGCGGCGCGATTCTTATCCTCGGCTGGACATTCCTACCGCTATTAAGTTCGGGAATTGATGAGACTGTCGAGCCAGCGAAGCTCGCGACATTCCCCATCCCCGTCACGACGCTGCTCATTGCCCTTGCCGCAAGCGGCGTGCTCGGTGTGCCAGGGATCATCACAACGCTGGCAGCCTTTGCAACGAGTCTGGTGTGGTGGCAGACGCCGATGATCGCACTGGTTGCAGTTTTCTGCGGTGCGATCGGAGCACTGACCTGCGTCGTAGGATCACGGATGCTCGCGGCGCTGACCGTGCGTATTTCGTCGGGGCGTCGAGCGCGCGAGGCTAAGACTGTGCTCGTGCTGATTCCCCTGCTGTTGCTCGGTCCTGCCGTTTTTGCTCTTTCTCGACTCTTCCGAGATCTGAGAGAGATTCTGCCCGTCATTTCTGATGTCATCGCCTGGACGCCGTTTGGCGCGATCTGGGCGGTTCCCGGCGATCTCGCAACAGGACATCCCGGAGCCGCTGCGCTCCACGCGCTCATCGGTCTCGCAACTCTGGTCGCTGCTACCGGGGTGTGGCGGTGGGCGCTTGATCGTTCGCTTGAGCGACCCGCTGGGGCGACCACAACCGCCCCCTCTTCACGAGGGTTGGGTTTGTTCGCGGTATTTTCCGGCACACCCACCGGTGCAGTCGCTGCACGCTCGCTCACTTATTGGCTGCGCGATCCACGCTACGCTCAGTCGCTCATCAGCATCCCGCTTGTTCCCGCGATCGTTTTCTTCTATTCGGGCACTAGTGGGGATCTGACCGGGCTACTCTTCGTCGGGCCGATTGTTGCGGTGTTGCTCGGCATGTCGATCTACACAGACGTGTCGTACGACAACACCGCCTTCAGCCTGCACCTTCAGACGGCAGTGAGCGGTCGAGCTGATCGATGGGGGCGAGTTATCGCGGTCAGCGTGTTCGCGGTTCCCACGACGATCATCTTGACAGTGGCCAGCGTTTGGATCAGCGATAGCGGCGATCGGCTGGTCGGCATGCTCGGAATCTCACTGGGGTTACTCATCACCGGGCTCGCACTGTCGTCTCTCGTGTCCGGACGATTCGCATTCTCGGTCCCTGCCCCTGGCGATAATCCGTTCAAGTCTCGCCCCGGTGGTGGTTTTACCCTCATGCTGTCGATGTTTGCATCGTGGACCGCGTTGGCTGTTCTCGCTCTGCCCGAGATGGTGATCGCCATCATCGGCTTTGCAACCTTCAACGAGACTCTCGGTTGGGTTGCACTGGCGGTCGGACTGGCGCTAAGCACCGCACTACTGGTTGTAGGTGTTCGCGTCGGCGGAAGAATTCTCGACGAACGCGGCCCGGAACTACTCGTTCAACTGCAACGCCAGAAATAG
- a CDS encoding ABC transporter ATP-binding protein — protein MPENPTHLPALEIIGLTKRFGEKVAVNSVDLSVPRGSFFGLVGPNGAGKTTTLSMATGLLRPDQGSIAVHGLDVWSNLVEAKKRIGVLSDGVRLFDRLTGLQLVTYAGLLSGMERSVVAERAADLLELFDLDAVSGTLVVDYSAGMTKKIALACALIHAPQLLVLDEPFESVDPVSGANIRDILNGFVESGGTVIVSSHAMDLVQRMCDHVAVIADGRVLASGTTDEVRGSSTLEDRFVELVGGRRQGKGPEWLRIS, from the coding sequence GTGCCCGAAAACCCGACTCATCTCCCCGCGCTCGAAATCATCGGACTTACTAAACGGTTTGGCGAGAAAGTTGCCGTCAACTCCGTCGATCTCAGCGTGCCGCGCGGTTCATTTTTTGGCCTCGTCGGCCCCAACGGTGCGGGGAAGACGACCACCTTATCGATGGCCACGGGACTTCTTCGGCCGGATCAAGGGTCAATCGCCGTTCACGGCCTCGACGTGTGGAGCAATCTCGTCGAAGCCAAGAAGAGAATTGGCGTGTTGAGCGACGGCGTTCGGCTTTTTGATCGTCTCACCGGGCTGCAGCTCGTTACCTACGCTGGACTATTGAGCGGGATGGAGCGCTCAGTCGTTGCTGAGCGCGCCGCTGACCTTCTCGAGCTGTTCGACCTCGACGCCGTGAGCGGAACGCTCGTTGTCGACTACTCGGCGGGCATGACGAAGAAAATTGCTTTAGCTTGCGCCCTGATTCACGCCCCTCAGCTGCTCGTGCTCGACGAACCTTTCGAATCGGTCGACCCGGTCTCCGGCGCCAACATCCGCGACATCTTGAATGGGTTTGTTGAATCGGGAGGCACTGTGATCGTCTCGAGCCACGCGATGGACCTCGTGCAACGTATGTGCGACCACGTCGCAGTTATTGCAGATGGCCGCGTGCTGGCATCGGGAACGACCGATGAAGTGCGCGGGTCGTCGACTCTCGAGGATCGCTTCGTGGAACTTGTCGGTGGCCGCCGCCAGGGAAAGGGCCCGGAATGGTTGCGCATCTCGTAA
- a CDS encoding RNase H family protein: MTITAAADGSALGNPGPAGWAWYVDDNTWAAGGWDHATNNQGELMAVLQLFRATAHIDDDLLILCDSQYVINSVTKWMPGWKKKGWRKGDGKPVMNVDLIKQIDEAIIGRRYRFEWVRGHVGHPLNEAADVRARGAAEAFQRKAVCPVGPGYPGASATDASLPGATDEIAPLF, encoded by the coding sequence ATGACGATTACTGCTGCTGCTGACGGCTCCGCGCTCGGCAACCCGGGTCCTGCCGGCTGGGCCTGGTATGTCGACGACAATACGTGGGCTGCCGGTGGCTGGGATCACGCCACCAACAATCAGGGCGAGCTCATGGCGGTGCTCCAGCTTTTTCGCGCGACGGCTCATATCGACGATGACCTGCTCATCTTGTGCGATAGCCAATACGTCATCAACTCGGTAACGAAGTGGATGCCCGGCTGGAAGAAAAAGGGATGGCGCAAGGGCGACGGCAAGCCCGTGATGAATGTCGATCTGATCAAGCAGATCGATGAAGCAATCATTGGCCGTCGCTATCGCTTCGAGTGGGTGCGAGGCCACGTGGGTCATCCCCTCAATGAAGCAGCAGATGTACGCGCCCGAGGAGCTGCCGAAGCTTTTCAGCGCAAAGCGGTATGTCCCGTCGGTCCCGGTTACCCCGGTGCTTCGGCGACGGATGCGAGTCTGCCCGGCGCAACAGACGAGATCGCTCCGCTGTTTTAG
- a CDS encoding M18 family aminopeptidase: MTAALEHVHDLASFVAASPSSFHAVAEAARRLRDAGFTELHEADDWNGSRTRKAAKYFVIRDGAIAAWVQPTKAVGTTPFRILGAHTDSPSFKLKPKPTTGSEGVLQAGVEIYGGPLLNSWLDRELEFAGRVTFRDGSTELVRTGPLLRFPQLAIHLDRGVNDKLTLKRQAHMNPMFGLGERDDADVLGHLASILSSKATNRSAEDIDGYDIVVADTAAAAVFGLDDALFASGRLDNLSSVHAGLVALLELDTKLDHIPLFVAFDHEEIGSASRSGAGGPFLADLIARISAGLGGSETDRMRAVAGSWCLSSDAGHAAHPNYPERHDPANRPRLGGGPLLKINANQRYATDGLGAAEWARACRQAGVDYQEFVSNNDMPCGSTIGPITATRLGIRTIDVGLPLLSMHSARELCGVADPIALSRAIAAFFAPE, from the coding sequence ATGACTGCTGCCCTGGAACATGTCCACGATCTTGCCTCTTTTGTCGCCGCTTCCCCCTCGTCATTTCATGCGGTAGCCGAAGCTGCTCGGCGATTGCGAGACGCTGGTTTCACGGAGCTTCATGAAGCTGATGACTGGAACGGTTCGCGCACTCGCAAGGCCGCCAAGTACTTCGTTATCCGGGATGGCGCGATCGCAGCGTGGGTTCAGCCGACAAAAGCGGTCGGCACTACGCCTTTTCGTATCCTCGGCGCTCACACTGACTCCCCAAGTTTTAAACTCAAGCCGAAGCCTACGACGGGGTCAGAAGGCGTGCTTCAGGCCGGCGTGGAGATTTACGGTGGGCCATTGCTCAACTCGTGGCTGGACCGCGAGCTCGAATTCGCGGGGCGAGTCACGTTCCGTGATGGCAGCACTGAACTGGTGCGCACCGGGCCGCTCTTGCGCTTCCCGCAGTTGGCCATTCACTTGGACCGCGGCGTCAACGACAAACTCACCCTCAAGCGCCAGGCGCACATGAACCCGATGTTTGGCCTCGGCGAACGCGACGACGCTGACGTGCTCGGCCACCTCGCATCCATTCTCTCGTCCAAAGCCACGAACCGCTCGGCGGAAGACATCGACGGCTATGACATTGTGGTCGCCGACACTGCCGCTGCCGCCGTCTTCGGCCTCGACGACGCCCTCTTCGCCTCTGGCCGGCTCGACAACCTGTCGTCGGTGCACGCGGGACTCGTCGCGCTGCTCGAGCTCGACACGAAGCTCGACCACATCCCCTTGTTCGTTGCTTTCGATCACGAAGAGATCGGCTCGGCGTCACGCTCGGGCGCCGGCGGGCCGTTCCTCGCCGACCTGATCGCGCGCATTAGCGCCGGTTTGGGCGGTTCTGAAACTGATCGGATGCGCGCCGTCGCCGGCTCATGGTGTTTGTCGTCTGACGCAGGCCACGCTGCGCACCCGAACTATCCCGAGCGCCATGATCCCGCCAACCGTCCGAGACTCGGCGGGGGGCCGCTACTCAAGATCAACGCCAACCAGCGTTATGCCACCGACGGCCTCGGCGCCGCTGAGTGGGCTCGCGCCTGCCGGCAAGCGGGAGTCGATTATCAGGAGTTCGTCTCTAACAACGACATGCCCTGTGGCTCGACGATCGGCCCGATCACGGCAACTCGCCTGGGCATCCGCACCATCGATGTGGGATTGCCGTTGCTCTCCATGCATTCAGCACGCGAGCTGTGCGGCGTTGCTGACCCGATAGCGCTGAGCCGCGCAATCGCCGCGTTCTTCGCTCCGGAATAG
- a CDS encoding GNAT family N-acetyltransferase encodes MTNDFAHHPVDLTSAASLAASGFQYDLVDTSDRAAFEAWFQADSRGFHGPAMSKEQVDSAFAGVTYRRTVGVWDKQLVAPEVPVATVSSWTEQVTVPGSRSIDAWAISSVTVSPTHRRRGIARALLEGELRSAVDMGLPMATLTVSESTIYGRFGFGQAVFAADLTIDTTRAAIPVRERRGVLQHVAPSVFVAEAPTVFERVRLSHPGQIKPWPLLWERIAGTAPGEEDYTKHTRVVRFDDEDGTPRGFVVYRVAGGGLDFSNHKLTVDYLLAETPEAYEALWRYVLEVDLVREVKAELRSVDEPLLWMLSDMRSARVSPIDHLWLRILDVPASLNARTYSSAGQIGFEVSDELGFANGRFVLETDDAGMPTVRAVEDLPEGMPAVSLSVNELSSLYLGGVSVSSLITGGHVVELTPGAGAVVARIFHSATTPWLSVWF; translated from the coding sequence ATGACCAACGACTTTGCTCACCATCCTGTTGATCTCACTTCGGCCGCTTCTCTCGCCGCAAGTGGGTTTCAGTACGATCTCGTAGACACCTCCGATCGAGCTGCCTTCGAGGCATGGTTCCAAGCTGACTCTCGCGGTTTTCACGGTCCAGCGATGTCGAAGGAGCAGGTCGACTCGGCTTTTGCTGGTGTCACCTATCGGCGCACCGTTGGTGTCTGGGATAAACAGCTGGTTGCTCCGGAGGTGCCGGTCGCCACGGTGAGCTCGTGGACAGAACAGGTCACTGTCCCCGGTAGTCGCAGCATCGACGCGTGGGCAATCAGCTCAGTGACGGTGTCGCCCACTCACCGCCGTCGCGGTATCGCCCGTGCTCTACTCGAGGGCGAGCTGCGTTCAGCGGTCGACATGGGCCTGCCGATGGCAACGCTCACAGTCTCAGAATCCACGATTTACGGCCGTTTCGGTTTCGGTCAGGCAGTCTTCGCGGCCGACCTCACGATCGACACGACACGCGCTGCTATTCCGGTACGCGAGCGTCGCGGCGTGCTTCAACATGTTGCACCATCGGTGTTCGTTGCCGAAGCCCCTACGGTCTTCGAGCGCGTTCGGCTCTCTCACCCCGGCCAGATCAAACCGTGGCCACTTCTGTGGGAGCGGATCGCTGGAACTGCGCCCGGCGAAGAGGACTACACCAAGCACACTCGCGTAGTGCGCTTTGACGATGAAGATGGCACTCCGCGCGGATTCGTCGTGTACCGCGTCGCTGGCGGCGGCCTCGATTTCTCGAACCACAAGCTCACGGTTGACTACTTGCTCGCCGAAACGCCGGAAGCGTACGAAGCACTCTGGCGCTATGTGCTTGAAGTCGATCTCGTCCGTGAGGTTAAGGCTGAGTTGCGCTCGGTCGATGAACCCCTGCTCTGGATGCTCTCCGACATGCGTTCTGCGCGCGTGTCGCCCATTGATCATCTGTGGCTTCGCATCCTCGACGTCCCGGCCTCGCTGAACGCCCGCACGTATTCCAGCGCCGGCCAGATCGGTTTCGAGGTCAGCGACGAGCTTGGTTTCGCGAACGGTCGTTTCGTGCTCGAAACCGATGATGCGGGGATGCCGACCGTCCGCGCTGTAGAAGATCTTCCAGAGGGTATGCCAGCAGTGTCGTTATCAGTGAACGAGCTCAGCTCGCTATATCTCGGGGGAGTATCCGTGTCGTCGTTGATTACTGGCGGCCATGTCGTTGAGCTCACACCGGGTGCTGGCGCTGTTGTCGCGCGCATTTTTCACTCTGCAACGACTCCGTGGTTGAGCGTCTGGTTCTAA
- a CDS encoding DarT ssDNA thymidine ADP-ribosyltransferase family protein: MYHVTHISNLESILREGQLVAAASIEDAILDISSPLTRELRESAALTTGEPVNRYVPFSLVPESTSWRELRAGAVEPRWSDAARTATPTDFVFLVSTVRALGEDAVLADGDAAASLTRFATDETAITRMLGNLRADELTDDAEVLIHGSFAFDDVQLVGVASDKARERVKALLDGASFKTKVAVYPPWFIQ, from the coding sequence GTGTACCACGTCACTCACATCAGCAATCTCGAGAGCATTCTCCGAGAAGGCCAGCTCGTTGCCGCGGCCTCGATCGAAGACGCAATCCTTGACATCAGTTCTCCACTCACTCGTGAGCTTCGAGAGTCTGCAGCGCTGACCACCGGCGAGCCCGTCAACCGCTATGTTCCCTTCAGCCTCGTGCCAGAATCCACGTCGTGGCGTGAACTGCGCGCCGGGGCCGTCGAGCCTCGTTGGTCGGATGCCGCCCGCACCGCTACCCCCACGGATTTCGTCTTTCTCGTGAGCACCGTTCGCGCTCTCGGCGAAGACGCTGTGTTAGCTGACGGCGATGCCGCAGCCAGCCTCACCCGCTTTGCAACCGATGAAACCGCAATCACGCGCATGCTCGGCAACCTTCGGGCTGACGAACTTACCGACGATGCCGAAGTGCTCATCCATGGCTCGTTCGCGTTCGACGATGTTCAGCTCGTGGGCGTGGCGAGCGACAAGGCTCGCGAGCGTGTTAAGGCGTTGCTGGATGGCGCTTCGTTTAAGACCAAGGTGGCCGTTTATCCGCCATGGTTCATTCAGTAA
- a CDS encoding GAF domain-containing protein — translation MAWPIITLWLAVYPQRWRALIAPSDNPRAESIGPDPDKVLLVGPGKSSGLGVHTHELGLGGHLARELSALTRRGCSVDIVSDPTMSNADVGVVINWARLNRYDALVLTLGGGEVLHFRSLFGWRRAVTTLLDTIRDSGGGALHTSILGIAPIDGFVSLPSPLVAVINRNIQNLNDISEQLCAARASVTFVAATVREGTTEVLLDSPTYAHWAREVAPAVAAQLTRVALPPASIPSTATPLAVLDNTTLTTTAVSNSLTTITQSARVLFDTTGAAVTFHDQEAHWFTSISGVGDMRREEAGAFCSRAFTTRGLVVLENTLKDERFADHPWVVRGPRIRFYAGFPITNPHGDIVGAICVFDTEPRRFDLSHETLLRELARRAESAIQRR, via the coding sequence TTGGCGTGGCCGATAATCACACTGTGGCTCGCGGTTTATCCGCAACGTTGGCGGGCGCTCATTGCGCCGAGCGACAATCCGCGCGCCGAATCGATTGGCCCAGACCCCGACAAAGTGCTGCTCGTGGGCCCCGGAAAATCCTCCGGTCTCGGAGTGCATACTCATGAGCTCGGTCTTGGGGGCCATCTAGCCCGCGAGCTATCGGCGCTAACGCGCCGGGGGTGCAGCGTCGATATCGTCTCAGATCCGACCATGTCTAACGCCGACGTTGGCGTCGTCATTAACTGGGCACGTTTGAATCGCTACGATGCACTCGTGCTGACCCTCGGTGGTGGCGAAGTTCTTCATTTTCGTTCGCTCTTCGGTTGGCGCCGCGCGGTCACAACCCTGCTCGACACCATCAGAGATTCCGGCGGTGGTGCTCTCCACACTTCGATCTTGGGCATCGCTCCCATCGATGGGTTTGTCTCGCTGCCCTCGCCACTTGTGGCAGTTATCAACCGCAACATCCAGAACCTGAACGACATTAGCGAGCAACTGTGTGCCGCTCGCGCCAGCGTCACTTTCGTTGCCGCGACCGTAAGAGAAGGCACGACTGAGGTTCTTCTTGACAGCCCGACCTACGCGCACTGGGCTCGAGAGGTCGCACCAGCCGTGGCTGCGCAACTCACTCGCGTTGCGCTGCCACCGGCTTCGATCCCTTCAACTGCAACGCCTCTCGCTGTACTCGACAACACGACTCTCACCACGACAGCAGTCTCGAACTCGTTGACCACGATCACACAATCCGCGCGAGTGCTTTTTGACACGACGGGAGCGGCGGTTACTTTCCATGATCAAGAAGCGCACTGGTTCACCTCCATATCTGGAGTAGGGGATATGCGACGCGAAGAGGCAGGCGCCTTCTGTAGCCGCGCTTTCACTACGCGCGGTCTCGTAGTGCTGGAAAACACACTGAAAGACGAGCGTTTCGCCGATCATCCCTGGGTGGTGCGAGGACCGCGTATCCGTTTCTACGCTGGCTTTCCCATTACCAATCCCCACGGCGACATCGTTGGAGCTATCTGCGTCTTCGATACCGAACCACGACGCTTCGACCTCAGCCATGAAACTCTTCTTCGAGAACTCGCTCGACGTGCAGAGTCGGCAATACAGCGTCGATAA
- a CDS encoding DUF5997 family protein has translation MKPATVAKKLGIYLPAAPEEFRDSEISREVFAELLATPPEWLTKLRADGPHPRSVVAQKLGVSASGLARAGAPDVMTTVEIKALLVEMPEWLVAERSVHAAVNEENARVKTERAAKAARK, from the coding sequence ATGAAGCCCGCAACAGTCGCCAAGAAGCTAGGAATTTACCTTCCCGCCGCTCCGGAAGAGTTCCGTGATTCCGAAATTAGCCGCGAAGTATTTGCTGAACTTCTTGCCACTCCACCGGAGTGGCTCACAAAACTGCGCGCTGATGGTCCGCACCCTCGCTCGGTTGTAGCCCAGAAGCTCGGTGTCTCAGCGTCCGGGCTTGCGCGCGCTGGCGCACCCGACGTCATGACGACCGTTGAAATCAAAGCGCTCCTCGTTGAGATGCCAGAGTGGCTAGTTGCCGAGCGATCCGTTCACGCCGCCGTGAATGAGGAAAATGCTCGCGTGAAGACCGAGCGCGCCGCGAAGGCTGCACGCAAATAA